From Orcinus orca chromosome 3, mOrcOrc1.1, whole genome shotgun sequence, a single genomic window includes:
- the TMEM161A gene encoding transmembrane protein 161A encodes MRETPCPPDLPPGSKPDDWLGGLLVRPKSGSDWSSSERGSELQAHGSRHSAPAGNMAVLGVQLVVTLLTATLMHRLAPHCSFARWLLCNGSLFRYKHPSEEELRALAGKQRPRGRKERWANGYSEEKPLSVPRDTPFQLETCPLTAVDALVLRFFLEYQWFVDFAVYSGGVYLFTEAYYYGLGPAKETNIAVFWCLLTIAFSIKVFLTVTRLYFSAEEGGERSVCLTFAFLFLLLAMLVQVVPEETLELGLEPGLASMTQNLEPLLKTQGWDWALPLVKLAIRVGLAAVGSMLGAFLTFPGLRLAQTHHDALTMSEDRPMLQFLLHTSFLSPLFVLWLWTKPMARDFLHQAPFGSTSFSLLSDSAFDSLRLWMLVALCLLRLAVTRPHLQAYLCLAKARVEQLRREAGRIEAREIQRRVVRVYCYVTVVSLQYLTPLILTLNCTLLLKTLGGYSWGLGPVPPLSPTPSSALDGPVGPEEDEARQTVALIAGVLGSLLTPLFLRGVLAFLIWWIATCQLLSSLFGLYFHQHLAGS; translated from the exons ATGCGAGAGACTCCTTGTCCTCCTGATTTGCCCCCCGGCTCCAAGCCTGACGATTGGTTAGGTGGGCTGCTTGTCAGACCAAAGTCTGGTTCTGATTGGTCGAGTTCCGAGCGGGGCTCCGAGCTCCAGGCCCATGGGTCCCGGCACAGCGCTCCAGCAGGCAACATG GCTGTCCTTGGAGTGCAGCTGGTGGTGACGTTGCTCACCGCCACCCTCATGCATAGGCTTGCGCCTCACTGCTCCTTCGCGCGCTGGCTGCTCTGCAATGGCAG TCTCTTCCGATACAAGCACCCTTCCGAGGAAGAGCTTCGGGCCCTGGCGgggaagcagaggcccagaggcaggaaggagcg gtGGGCCAATGGCTATAGTGAGGAGAAGCCGTTATCCGTGCCCCGTGACACCCCTTTCCAGCTAGAGACCTGTCCCCTCACAGCCGTTGATGCCCTCG TCCTGCGCTTCTTCCTGGAGTACCAGTGGTTTGTGGACTTCGCGGTGTACTCGGGTGGCGTGTACCTCTTCACAGAGGCCTACTACTATGGGCTGGGCCCGGCCAAGGAGACCAACATCGCTGTGTTCTGGTGCCTGCTCACCATCGCCTTCTCTAT CAAGGTGTTCCTGACCGTGACCCGGCTGTACTTCAGTGCAGAGGAGGGGGGCGAGCGCTCAGTCTGCCTCACCTtcgccttcctcttcctcctcctggccATGTTGGTGCAGGTGGTGCCGGAGGAGACCCTTGAGCTGGGCCTGGAGCCAG GCCTGGCCAGTATGACCCAGAACTTGGAGCCACTTCTGAAGACACAGGGCTGGGACTGGGC TCTTCCTTTGGTCAAGCTGGCCATCCGCGTGGGGCTGGCGGCAGTGGGCTCCATGCTGGGTGCCTTCCTCACCTTCCCAGGCCTGCGGCTGGCCCAGACCCACCATGATGCACTGACCATGTCGGAAGACCGGCCCATGCTGCA GTTCCTTCTGCACACCAGCTTCCTGTCCCCCCTGTTTGTCCTGTGGCTCTGGACCAAGCCCATGGCGCGGGACTTCCTGCACCAGGCTCCCTTTGGAAGCACGTCCTTTTCTCT GCTGTCCGACTCGGCCTTCGACTCGCTGCGTCTCTGGATGCTGGTGGCACTGTGCCTGCTGCGGCTGGCGGTGACCCGGCCCCACCTGCAGGCCTACCTGTGCCTGGCCAAGGCTCGAGTGGAGCAGCTGCGGCGGGAGGCCGGCCGCATCGAGGCCCGAGAGATCCAACGGCGG GTGGTGCGGGTGTACTGCTACGTGACAGTTGTGAGCCTGCAGTACCTGACTCCGCTCATCCTCACACTCAACTGCACGCTGCTGCTCAAGACGCTGG GCGGCTACTCCTGGGGCCTGGGTCCCGTCCCCCCGCTGTCTCCCACCCCGTCCTCAGCCCTCGATGGCCCGGTCGGCCCCGAGGAGGACGAGGCCCGGCAGACCGTGGCCCTGATCGCCGGGGTCCTGGGCAGCCTGCTCACGCCACTCTTCCTCCGCGGCGTCCTCGCCTTCCTCATCTGGTGGATCGCCACCTGCCAACTGCTCTCTAGCCTCTTCGGCCTGTACTTCCACCAGCATCTGGCGGGCTCCTAG